A DNA window from Leptospira weilii contains the following coding sequences:
- a CDS encoding NADPH-dependent FMN reductase, translated as MKLVIIAGPHRKVSQSAKVANWMGNRLEAFGHRTWILDLGKHKLPIWDDTFWDGGDDWDRIWRPIESELKDADAFIFVTPEYSGMASPGLKNFLLYCNSTLLGHKPVLIGAVSAGRGGAYPIAELRMSSYKNTKLCYIPEHIIVRDAEHVLNGPEPASKEDSYIRDRIDFALKILVSYGEALKTVRDSGVTVKKEFLNGM; from the coding sequence ATGAAACTCGTTATTATTGCAGGTCCACATCGTAAGGTTTCTCAGTCGGCCAAGGTCGCAAATTGGATGGGAAACCGTCTCGAGGCGTTTGGCCATCGGACTTGGATTCTCGATCTCGGTAAACATAAACTTCCGATATGGGACGATACTTTTTGGGATGGGGGAGATGATTGGGATCGGATTTGGAGACCGATCGAATCCGAGCTCAAAGACGCCGACGCTTTTATTTTTGTAACGCCGGAATATTCCGGAATGGCTTCTCCCGGTTTGAAAAATTTTCTTCTTTATTGTAATTCGACTTTACTCGGCCATAAGCCGGTTTTAATAGGCGCCGTTTCCGCGGGCAGAGGCGGCGCGTATCCGATTGCGGAACTTAGAATGAGCAGTTATAAGAATACGAAACTTTGTTATATTCCGGAACATATCATTGTTCGGGACGCCGAACATGTTCTTAACGGTCCCGAGCCCGCTAGTAAGGAAGATTCTTATATCAGGGATCGAATCGACTTCGCCCTTAAAATTCTCGTGAGTTACGGAGAGGCTTTGAAAACCGTTCGTGATTCCGGTGTGACGGTTAAAAAAGAATTCTTAAACGGGATGTGA
- a CDS encoding acyltransferase produces the protein MISNLSLIIDVFGLCILILVCILSDTPSQILLSSPKKETSGIRSKSVDFIRGLAITGIVFIHVNSYYQYFGPGENASVLTLALSNLFRFGVPAFILSSGIFLKFTNWADYWRPKIFSLLIPYLGVSFLAACIKLQTLPSITEYLNGILLGSWCAPYYFVPLLVSLYLMFPFLKRILLKSNSKKVTLIFFFSALILNFLSNHIFRYFEIPLVKSIEPVLPTGFLFFFTFGLLAEQWFKEPKSFLRLAEKTKSSFFPYSFKRILLYGIFLYLLVLGIVGYFWKFDSSNHLIFYPLAMFLFLFFWAEDSREQKRHKRFISVFAFIGENSMGIFLLHPILIHWMHAWNPFHWGANFAWPLILVVGLINIVIPLLVWSFTSKLISRIFQLIRF, from the coding sequence ATGATTTCAAACCTTTCATTAATAATAGATGTATTCGGACTTTGTATACTAATTCTGGTCTGCATTCTTTCCGACACACCTTCTCAAATCCTTCTTTCCTCCCCGAAAAAAGAAACCTCGGGAATCAGGAGCAAATCTGTGGATTTCATCCGAGGACTTGCCATCACCGGAATCGTCTTCATTCACGTGAATTCGTATTATCAGTATTTTGGTCCGGGGGAAAACGCTTCCGTACTGACACTGGCCCTTTCGAATTTATTTCGATTCGGAGTTCCGGCTTTCATTCTTTCTTCCGGAATTTTTTTAAAGTTTACGAACTGGGCAGATTATTGGAGGCCTAAGATCTTTTCTCTTTTGATTCCATATTTGGGTGTCAGTTTTTTGGCCGCTTGTATAAAACTACAGACTCTTCCTAGCATAACCGAATATTTGAACGGAATTCTTCTCGGATCCTGGTGCGCTCCCTATTACTTCGTTCCTCTATTAGTTTCCTTGTATCTGATGTTTCCTTTTCTCAAACGAATCCTGCTTAAGTCCAATTCCAAAAAGGTGACCTTAATCTTTTTTTTCTCGGCTCTTATCCTGAATTTTTTATCGAACCATATTTTCCGTTACTTTGAAATTCCCCTCGTAAAATCGATCGAGCCTGTTCTACCGACAGGGTTTCTTTTTTTCTTCACCTTCGGGTTGTTAGCCGAACAATGGTTTAAAGAGCCGAAAAGTTTTTTGCGACTTGCCGAAAAAACCAAATCTTCTTTTTTCCCCTACTCTTTCAAAAGAATCCTCTTATATGGAATTTTTCTGTATTTACTCGTCTTAGGTATCGTAGGATACTTCTGGAAATTCGATTCTTCCAATCACCTAATCTTTTATCCGCTCGCGATGTTTCTTTTCCTTTTTTTCTGGGCGGAAGATTCCCGAGAACAAAAGAGACATAAACGATTTATTTCCGTTTTTGCTTTTATCGGGGAAAACAGCATGGGAATTTTTTTGCTGCACCCAATCCTCATCCATTGGATGCACGCTTGGAACCCTTTTCATTGGGGGGCAAATTTCGCCTGGCCTCTTATCTTAGTTGTCGGACTTATTAATATCGTGATCCCCCTTTTGGTTTGGTCATTTACATCGAAATTGATAAGTCGTATCTTTCAACTCATTCGATTCTAA